One segment of Neodiprion fabricii isolate iyNeoFabr1 chromosome 1, iyNeoFabr1.1, whole genome shotgun sequence DNA contains the following:
- the LOC124187918 gene encoding tubulin monoglutamylase TTLL4-like, protein MKSVSTETEGGKLKDWGGVGDDARYAYIELVDLIPSQPKKLIKLDGDGDKSWKLPMRKSLFAHVPPYVIFHLYSVKMPYGLPAEITNHMQWRCALRFMPQMVRRTVTNSGFNVIRKSEKWMGSWGAPLPVMQIKALKTFQKVNHFPGTIEICRKDRLWKNLSRMMQRFGKSEFNFTPTTYVFPDDKRRFQKFFERNGGIWITKPPSGCAGNGIRVVSRWSDIPKRCPLVVQRYVRPPRLIYGVKFDMRLYALITSVDPLLVYLYSEGLVRFATAKYVDDVHHLYDRFMHLTNTSVNKSSPTFRPNDSIDKCKGNMWSLNSLWAHLASRQRVDVPRLWEKIKDIVVKTIVSAESVIVRSSNAALPSPYNAFQLLGFDVMLDENLRPWLLEVNNYPSMDPDTPLCSIVKGELARDVLNIVGFQIPDTIPDAEVKLLTERYGQSPICHDHRLYATTLTQDEKDKHEKFAVVEVRQDYLESILATLTPDDVRRLIRYEDEATQVGGFEKIFPTRSSHRYHKFFDKLRYYNKLLDAWEETYWPNKAEGLSRLQKLCREKRHLGDLKNQAELQSVL, encoded by the coding sequence ATGAAATCGGTCTCGACCGAAACCGAAGGCGGAAAGTTGAAAGATTGGGGAGGCGTGGGGGACGATGCAAGGTACGCGTACATCGAACTGGTGGACTTGATACCGAGTCAACCGAAGAAGCTGATCAAGCTGGACGGCGACGGTGATAAAAGCTGGAAGTTACCGATGCGAAAGAGCCTCTTCGCCCACGTGCCACCTTACGTGATATTCCACTTGTACAGCGTGAAGATGCCGTATGGACTGCCGGCTGAAATAACGAATCACATGCAGTGGCGGTGCGCGCTTCGTTTCATGCCACAAATGGTCCGCAGAACGGTGACAAACTCGGGTTTCAACGTGATAAGAAAGAGCGAAAAATGGATGGGAAGCTGGGGCGCGCCTCTGCCGGTAATGCAGATCAAGGCGTTGAAGACATTTCAGAAGGTGAATCACTTCCCGGGAACTATTGAAATCTGCCGGAAGGATAGACTGTGGAAAAACCTGAGCAGGATGATGCAGCGGTTCGGTAAATCGGAGTTCAACTTCACCCCGACTACGTACGTTTTTCCCGACGACAAGAGACGATTTCAAAAGTTCTTCGAACGTAACGGAGGGATCTGGATCACCAAACCGCCGTCCGGGTGCGCTGGGAACGGGATTCGCGTCGTCTCGAGGTGGTCCGACATCCCGAAGCGCTGCCCCTTGGTCGTTCAGCGGTACGTAAGGCCGCCGCGACTCATCTATGGCGTGAAATTCGACATGCGACTTTACGCCCTTATCACCAGCGTCGACCCCCTTCTGGTCTACCTCTACTCCGAAGGGTTGGTTCGGTTCGCGACGGCCAAGTACGTCGACGACGTCCACCATCTTTACGACAGGTTCATGCACCTCACAAATACCTCGGTCAACAAGTCCAGCCCCACCTTCAGACCCAACGACAGCATCGACAAGTGTAAGGGCAACATGTGGTCCCTCAACAGTCTCTGGGCTCACTTGGCCAGCAGACAACGCGTCGACGTACCCAGACTCTGGGAGAAGATCAAGGACATCGTTGTCAAGACCATCGTATCCGCGGAGTCGGTGATCGTTCGGAGCTCCAACGCCGCCCTTCCATCACCCTACAACGCCTTCCAGCTTCTCGGCTTCGATGTCATGCTAGATGAAAACCTCAGGCCCTGGCTTCTCGAGGTTAACAATTACCCATCGATGGATCCCGACACCCCCTTGTGTTCCATAGTGAAGGGCGAGCTGGCCAGAGACGTTCTGAACATCGTTGGATTCCAGATACCGGACACCATTCCGGACGCAGAGGTCAAGTTACTGACCGAGAGGTACGGTCAGTCCCCGATTTGCCATGACCATCGTCTTTACGCGACGACTCTCACTCAGGACGAGAAGGACAAACATGAGAAATTCGCTGTGGTTGAAGTCAGACAGGATTACCTCGAGTCGATTCTCGCCACCCTGACGCCAGACGACGTTAGGCGGCTGATCAGATACGAGGATGAGGCGACCCAGGTTGGTGGCTTCGAGAAGATATTTCCAACGAGAAGCTCGCACAGGTATCATAAGTTCTTCGACAAGCTGAGGTATTACAACAAGCTCCTTGACGCTTGGGAAGAAACTTACTGGCCCAACAAAGCGGAGGGATTGTCGAGGCTACAGAAATTGTGCAGGGAAAAACGTCATCTGGGTGACTTGAAGAATCAGGCAGAATTGCAGAGTGTACTGTGA
- the LOC124188063 gene encoding tubulin monoglutamylase TTLL4-like isoform X1 produces the protein MKATGCEDNGTGSGGKAVGHGVVENSERSKDEENLSQQPQPLVGEAGPSGDETIRTPLRRSLFAHVAPYVVFQPLDARGPTLPSAIGRHLKWRMSPITPLLVRRTVTNSGYRMVHQSPEWCGVWGKHMKSLNFKSVRESQKVNHFPGTYQLGRKDRLWRNLSRMIVKYGKKEFGFVPRTFVLPQELRCFKQVWEKAAGREKWIIKPPASARGTGIRVVHRWCQIPKKKAVIVQQYLSKPMLIDGAKFDLRLYVLVTSFNPLRLYIYPDGLVRFASEKYVEDLNCLSNRFMHLTNYSINKASASYTSNDSADSCAGHKWTLKTLWSYLREKKNVDVDRLWVAMKDIVVKTMVSAEASIDSLTWGNVASRYTCYELFGVDILLDEHLKPWLLEVNISPSLQSSSPLDVAVKAPMIRTVFNIVGFQLPPAAMPPAILEEFAKRHNLDPVRQDLRVHHVSLDNAEKTKHNLFSNQHKRERYLQDIIEDLTPDDVRNLIIYEDELTQLESFEKIFPTKTSHEYLQYFEVPRYYNKLFDAWETKYADNRTEGITRLQNLCLAKYHLIQPAKAVV, from the coding sequence ATGAAAGCGACAGGATGCGAAGACAACGGAACCGGATCCGGCGGTAAAGCGGTCGGACATGGGGTCGTCGAGAATTCGGAGCGTTCCAAAGACGAGGAGAATTTGTCGCAGCAACCCCAACCGCTGGTAGGTGAAGCTGGGCCCAGCGGCGACGAGACGATCAGAACCCCTTTGAGACGCAGCCTCTTCGCCCACGTGGCACCCTACGTAGTCTTCCAGCCTCTCGATGCGAGGGGACCGACACTGCCGAGTGCAATTGGTAGGCACCTGAAGTGGCGAATGAGTCCGATAACACCGCTGCTAGTCCGGCGAACAGTGACGAACTCGGGGTATCGTATGGTGCATCAATCGCCGGAATGGTGCGGGGTCTGGGGAAAGCACATGAAGAGCCTGAACTTCAAGTCGGTCCGCGAGTCCCAGAAGGTAAACCACTTTCCCGGGACCTATCAGCTCGGGCGTAAGGACCGACTGTGGCGGAACCTTAGCAGGATGATTGTCAAGTACGGTAAGAAGGAGTTCGGATTCGTTCCCAGGACCTTCGTTCTCCCGCAGGAACTCAGGTGCTTCAAACAGGTCTGGGAGAAGGCCGCAGGACGCGAGAAGTGGATCATCAAGCCCCCAGCGTCCGCCCGCGGTACCGGAATTCGCGTTGTTCATCGCTGGTGCCAGATCCCGAAGAAGAAAGCCGTCATCGTCCAGCAATACCTCTCGAAGCCGATGCTCATCGACGGCGCGAAGTTCGACCTCAGACTCTACGTCCTTGTGACCAGCTTCAACCCCCTCAGGCTCTACATCTATCCGGACGGCTTGGTCCGTTTCGCCTCCGAGAAGTACGTCGAGGACTTGAACTGTCTGAGCAACCGGTTCATGCACCTGACCAACTACAGCATCAACAAGGCCAGTGCCAGCTACACAAGCAACGACAGCGCTGACTCGTGCGCCGGGCACAAGTGGACCCTAAAAACTCTCTGGTCGTACCTCAGGGAAAAGAAGAACGTCGACGTGGATCGACTCTGGGTAGCGATGAAGGACATCGTCGTTAAGACGATGGTCTCGGCCGAGGCCTCTATCGACTCGCTCACCTGGGGTAACGTCGCCTCGAGGTACACCTGCTACGAGCTCTTCGGAGTCGACATCCTCCTCGACGAACACCTCAAGCCTTGGCTTCTCGAGGTCAACATCTCGCCCTCGCTCCAGTCCTCGTCACCGCTGGACGTCGCCGTCAAGGCGCCGATGATCAGGACCGTGTTCAATATCGTTGGCTTCCAACTTCCGCCGGCCGCGATGCCTCCCGCTATTCTCGAGGAGTTCGCCAAACGGCACAACCTCGATCCTGTTCGCCAGGACTTGAGGGTCCACCACGTCAGTCTCGATAACGCGGAGAAGACGAAGCACAACTTGTTCTCCAACCAGCACAAGCGGGAGAGGTACCTTCAGGACATAATCGAGGACCTCACACCCGACGACGTAAGAAACCTGATCATATACGAGGACGAACTTACGCAGCTCGAGTCCTTCGAGAAGATCTTTCCGACCAAGACCAGCCACGAGTACCTCCAATACTTCGAAGTTCCGAGGTACTACAACAAGCTCTTCGACGCATGGGAGACAAAGTACGCAGATAACAGGACCGAGGGCATCACCAGGCTTCAAAACTTGTGCTTGGCGAAGTACCATTTGATTCAACCGGCAAAAGCGGTAGTTTAG
- the LOC124187917 gene encoding tubulin monoglutamylase TTLL4-like, whose amino-acid sequence MVRITSTEMKGGYVSSCYEDMFSEKPFIYKDVTKTLILSAKRRSKKSTSPLRESWFPLRKSLFPHVAPYVIFQLYDGTKIFPKASFPKEISEHLTWEVGTSTPWIVRKTVESSGYRLVLGTEDWCGTWSECKYTFCYKMLKRHQKMNHFPGTYEIGHKDRLWKNISRLRARFGKRCFAFIPRTFVLPTDFDQLRRVWESNKPRNKWILKPPASSRGRGVSVVSRWTQIPRTQSFTVVQQYLSRPKLINDSKFDLRIYALITDFDPLKIYVYSEGLVRFASARYDRANVSLTNKFIHLTNYSVNKESMDYVSNDSMDQPKGHKWALKCLWRYLRAQQVDVDGLRTKIHDIVVKAVISGESSVHCFSRVHLAPGSKHNCFELLGFDILIDENLKPWLLEVNISPSLHAPSPLDVGVKGHLVRDVLNLVGYRVPPPVLRKMAERRDLGFFYQDFRATEKPLSSKEKRKQMQFMYQRERGDSKLGSILEHLTPDDVRSLVHYEDEVARLGQFLKVFPTPGTHSYFRYFEAPRYYNLLLGAWEIAHGHNRKAGIELLRSLCAKKYHLR is encoded by the coding sequence ATGGTACGAATAACGTCAACGGAAATGAAGGGTGGATACGTATCATCTTGTTACGAAGACATGTTCAGTGAAAAGCCGTTCATCTACAAAGACGTGACAAAAACGTTGATCCTTTCGGCAAAACGGAGATCGAAGAAGTCGACGTCTCCGCTACGCGAAAGCTGGTTTCCTCTACGTAAAAGCCTGTTTCCTCACGTGGCACCCTACGTGATATTCCAACTCTACGACGGCACGAAGATCTTCCCTAAGGCTTCCTTTCCAAAGGAGATATCGGAGCATCTGACCTGGGAGGTGGGAACATCGACGCCGTGGATAGTGAGGAAGACGGTCGAAAGCTCAGGGTATCGTTTGGTGCTGGGGACCGAAGACTGGTGCGGGACGTGGAGCGAGTGCAAGTACACGTTCTGCTACAAGATGCTGAAGCGGCACCAGAAGATGAACCACTTCCCAGGCACTTACGAAATCGGACACAAGGACCGACTCTGGAAGAACATCAGCAGGTTGCGGGCGAGGTTCGGCAAACGGTGCTTCGCCTTTATCCCACGGACCTTCGTCCTGCCTACGGATTTCGATCAGCTGCGACGAGTCTGGGAGTCGAACAAGCCCAGGAACAAATGGATCTTAAAGCCACCGGCCTCCTCCAGAGGCCGAGGAGTCTCCGTGGTAAGCCGGTGGACCCAGATTCCGCGAACGCAGAGCTTCACGGTGGTCCAGCAGTACCTCTCAAGACCGAAACTGATAAACGACTCGAAGTTCGACCTGCGGATTTACGCCCTCATCACCGACTTCGATCCGCTCAAGATCTACGTCTACTCCGAGGGGCTGGTCAGGTTCGCGAGCGCGAGGTACGACCGAGCTAACGTTAGTCTGACCAACAAGTTCATCCACTTGACAAACTACAGCGTGAACAAGGAGTCGATGGACTACGTGAGCAACGACTCGATGGACCAGCCAAAGGGGCACAAATGGGCGCTGAAGTGTCTGTGGCGGTATCTCAGGGCGCAGCAAGTCGACGTCGACGGTCTGCGAACGAAAATCCACGACATAGTAGTCAAGGCCGTTATCTCGGGCGAAAGTTCGGTCCACTGCTTTTCGAGGGTGCATCTCGCGCCCGGGTCTAAACACAACTGCTTCGAGCTCCTCGGGTTCGACATCCTCATCGACGAGAACCTGAAGCCCTGGCTACTCGAGGTGAACATTTCGCCCTCTTTGCACGCCCCATCCCCCCTTGACGTTGGGGTGAAAGGTCATCTCGTCAGAGACGTTCTGAACCTGGTTGGATACCGCGTGCCGCCTCCTGTTCTCCGCAAAATGGCCGAACGTCGCGACCTTGGCTTCTTTTATCAGGACTTCCGAGCCACTGAGAAGCCGCTAAGCTCCAAGGAGAAGCGGAAACAGATGCAGTTCATGTACCAGCGGGAACGCGGGGACTCGAAACTCGGTTCCATACTCGAACATCTCACTCCTGATGACGTCAGGAGCCTCGTTCATTACGAGGACGAAGTCGCCAGGCTAGGACAATTCCTCAAAGTCTTTCCAACTCCGGGGACTCATTCTTATTTCAGGTACTTCGAGGCGCCCAGGTACTACAACTTGCTCCTTGGTGCTTGGGAAATCGCTCACGGACACAATCGGAAGGCGGGTATTGAACTGCTCAGGAGTCTGTGCGCGAAGAAGTACCATCTCAGATGA
- the LOC124188083 gene encoding enhancer of split mbeta protein-like yields MAPHTSYTPVGGMEYEEPVSRTYQYRKVMKPMLERKRRARINRCLDELKDLMVTALQAEGENVAKLEKADILELTVRHLHTLRAARRLTLTPETSYADRFREGFTQCAQEVSTFLSTPVAASVHPAAGAQLMRHLGGCLRRLEQPTPVPTPSTAVAATAPQANPVPQNTYTPPQSPVSVASSSGESSESSTSSSLPVWRPW; encoded by the coding sequence ATGGCACCGCACACAAGCTACACGCCCGTTGGCGGTATGGAGTACGAGGAACCGGTGTCGCGGACTTATCAGTATCGGAAGGTGATGAAGCCGATGCTGGAACGGAAGCGCAGGGCGCGGATAAACCGCTGCCTCGACGAACTGAAGGACCTCATGGTCACCGCGCTCCAGGCCGAAGGTGAGAACGTCGCGAAGCTGGAGAAGGCCGACATCCTCGAACTGACGGTTAGGCACCTCCACACCCTGCGAGCCGCGCGCCGTCTCACCCTCACACCCGAGACCAGCTACGCCGATCGTTTTAGAGAGGGGTTCACGCAGTGCGCCCAGGAGGTCTCGACCTTTCTCTCCACCCCCGTCGCCGCCTCCGTCCATCCCGCAGCCGGCGCTCAGCTTATGCGACACCTCGGCGGGTGTCTTAGGAGACTCGAGCAGCCCACCCCCGTTCCGACGCCTTCCACCGCCGTCGCCGCCACCGCCCCCCAGGCCAACCCCGTGCCTCAGAACACTTACACGCCGCCCCAGAGTCCCGTCAGCGTAGCGAGTTCATCCGGCGAGTCATCCGAgtcgtcgacgtcgtcgaGTTTGCCCGTTTGGCGACCCTGGTAG